GAAGAATTTGCATTAGGGTCttccaataatttttttaccttATTCTTGACAAAGGTCCTATATAATTCCTCATTCAACTCATTTACTATGatcctgtttggtttcaagattttattttaaaatcacaatcctaacttaactctatccactacaaaacaaaataactcatacaaaatcaaagagtggaccccatttataccactttttttttacaacaaaacaatataattcatacaaagtcaaaagatgggccccatttattccactcaaaatcaaaatcaaaatctgattttaaaatcatactacgaaaccaaacgcaacctatgTTATCGTAAGTATACGTAAAAAGTACATTCATTTTATTCTCGATATTATGTTGGTGCAAGAATGCATCGACAAGGGCATTGTCCATCGTAGCTGTCCATAATTCCCGGTATAGTTGCAAAAGAATTATTATAATAGTTAGGagcaaatttaattattttttgggcCTTTCCAATTAAACTCAATAATACTCACAAACATTGTagtgttcttttttttttttggccaagcATGTGTAGGTATTGAGAACTTTGATAAGTTGTTATGCCACTAGTATACACGAATATTACTACAAATAATATTCCATATACTTATGCGATCGATCActaattgggaaaaaaattgtGCTAAATGTTAGAATTTCATTTCCACATCGTATGTTGTTATGGTATTGACAACTTTAGTAAAAGGTGGAAAAATACTTCGTCGTGCTCCGCTTGGCAACAtgtgatataaaaaaaaggcgTTGATATTATGTCGTGAAAATAATagtatgaaaattgatattaatattttattaatattaatagcATAAATACATTATTAATAACACCATCTACAATAATGCTTGTTAAAATACTTGTAGGTCTTAGTGGCGTGACAACTAATTAAAGTTCTCAAAGCATCTCTAATGGGAGTTCCATTTTGGGTGCCAATTTTGGCCCCGCTATGTACCACATAGGCGTCACGTTATAAAAATTGGaacttttgaaaaattgagaCTATTCTCTCTCTAATTTGGGAAACCAACTTGGGTCCAAACTTTGGTATGTCAAAACCACGCTTGCACAAAAGCATGCCGATAGCtcttcaaggaaaaaaaaaaaattaaagaccAAATGTGTGTGTGGGCCCAGACACAAACACGTGTCGCCAactcgtttttttttttaaaaagggtcCTTTTAAGTTGGGACCGTTCCCAAATTTCTATTTCACTCCACTGGGAAAGCGAAAATGGGAGGCCCCACCCGGAATGGGATCTAATTTTACCCCATGACCATGAGAGCTCTTAGTACCTATAATAACATACGATGGAGAAACAATACGCTAATAATTATCATGATCCTTTCGTTGTTCGATGAAACATCATTTGCAGTAAAATTCATGTATATTAATGACATAACAACTTATCGTGTATATTAACTAACTTATTTATTAGTTACAATTTAATTGGTATTTCTCCACGCGACGGGAAATCATAGAAGAGTTTCTTGAACATAAGGAAATGTTCTCCAAAGAGACCAAATAATTTTCCTAGAGTGTGCtgttaaagaaaaagatctGTAGTTATTCCTTCATCCCTAGCATCTTACTAATTTATCCTCGAGCATTTCATAATCTAAtaacttaaaatttattaCACTGTTTTTACAATAGATACATTTAAAGAGTGAATGCCAGacaaattttttgaaattcaatttataGTAGCATGGATTTATTTCAACTGCAATGAAAACATACTTCTATTTATGAAGACTAGTCATAACGAGCGGGTCTTTACatacttttacttttttttggtactttgtaaattaaatttacaaatTCTATTAGTAATAATAGTGGATAATgataaaggaaataaaatatcaacaagtttcaaaatatttcaaagtaatatatatatatatatatatatattttgggggCAGTTGTTGGAGAGCTCGACCTCGATCTAGGACTAATAGTCATGAATCAGGTTGGAAAATATGAACGTCAAAGAGCAAGAAGAAGAGACAAAAAACCACTTGAAATTAGGAAATATAATAACACTTGGCTGAAATAAATGGATGGTGGTTGTTCATCAAGATAAATATGTATGGGCTATTTAATGATGTGGGGAATTTAAAAGCGCAATCAATGAGGAGTTAGGGAAATGCTTGAAAATCCTAAGTGGAGAGCTCTTATTTAAAGAATAAATAGCCTCTCGTCACATGTGATTTATGAGTCTACTTTAAATACCTGTATATGtattgatttttataatttgaatATACCTGCAACGCACTGCAAGATATGctagtaatatataaaaagttgAAATGCGAAATGTGATAACTTCATTTGATAACTCTCAACTCTTGGTAAGATGTTATCAGTTGCTTGAATCAATCCATTGGATAGCCCTTAACTCCTGTTAATACGATGTTCTTAGTTGCTTGAACCAATCTCTTTTACAACTCTCTACTCCAAGTTGAATTAATCTTCAATTCcagtttaataaattttacaaTACTTTATTTGTGTTATATTCGACGTATTTTGATTATTCGTCCATATCATTTgtttgtaataatatatagttaatttttttcgaaaaattaatattttcttgataatttaaaagaaaatatttaaatagtTTTTAAGTTCATCGTGCTCAATACTTCTATAACTACaacataaaaattcatttttctcatttttttagtCATTATAATTTTCTCTATATCCTAACTCACGAAAGATATTTCCCGTTTTTCATGATCAATGcacattataatttttttttcttttgataacAAAGATTATCTGCTCTTGCCCCACTAATCCCCATAACTCACATGAAGCTTGTGAAATTCGAACACACAAGTCAACTTTATTGcatcatattataatattaacaaCTCTCTATGCATATACTATTACATGTAGCTGATGGTCATAGTCGTCAGCGACCTCGATCAAGGGTGGGGTGTCTGGTCAGGGTTTGAGACCGCTCGACCACCTTGTTTGTGTGGGGGGCTCCCACCCCTTCTACAATAtctgttatatttttttcttatttcaaaGTAATTTGTCTTGAATCTGTGGGGGACACCCCCTTCTTTGGTttctattgtttttttttaaaaattcttatttattatttttaattagattAAAATGGCGTTTTTGTTCTTTAAAATTATCTCGTGCTTTGCATATGAGGCATTTCGACTGGAAATTTTATCGAAGGGGACAAAGTGCctattttttaataagattGGGGCACCGTGCAAATTTTAAAGGTCGTGAATAAATATTACTAAAAATTGGAGCAAACTGCTTTTTActctttatatttatttattttgataagttactctttatttatatatttttatgtttggGATGACTCAATCGCAAAGAATCCATTTAACATGTCCGACATAGTAATTTTACTTGCTCAATCCATCCCAAGCACGACTGTACCAAACGGCCCCTGAGATTTTTCCTCTCCAAGTCTCGCCTTGTAAGCCTTTTCGGGCTGGGCTGCTACTCACAAGCCCGACCCGTTTTCATGCCGGCCACCCTGATCGGGTGTACCGGGCCTCCGGAGACGATCGAAGTGGCCCGTCACGGTTTCACCGGGAACTCCAAAACGCACCGTTTGACCTCACCTTCTTCGTCATCTTCGTCCTCCGCTTCTCAGAAATCCCAGATAAACCTCTTCGGCCCTTCCCCATCCCCGCCGGAGGTCGGACCGGTTTCCATGGAGCTGGGCTCTGCTCTATCTGCTCTCTGAACTCATCTCGTACCCGAAGTTCCACCTCATGAACTCCATCTCAGCTCCCTTCGCCGCGCTCTCCCTCTCCCAGCCTCATCACACCTCCCCTTTCTACTTATGTTCGTTCCCCACCGGTCACCGCGGGCTGTTCTCTCCGAAATGCCCCAAGAGACTCGCGCGGCGGGTGAAGTTCACCTGCCTCTCCCGCACACTCTGCTCTTTGGACCGCAATGGGAGCTCGGAATGCTCGGGAGATGGAAGAAAGCCGGTTCTGGAGTCTCATAAGAGCTCGACTCCTACCCTCCAACAACTCGGTAAGCCCATTGCCTGTGCGCTGTTCTGCATTGCCGTTAGTTTCTCCCCAATTCGGAGAATTCAGGCGCCAGCGATTGCTGCTCCTGTCGCCACGGAGTTGAATTTGAATGAAGCGGTGGAGGAGTTTTCATCTGCTTCGAAGGGGCATGAGTATACGAACCGCACGAAGAGGTTGCTGGAGACGGTTTCGGGGGTGTTGAGATGCATAGAGGGGATTAAGAAGGGAGATGAGAGTGTAGTGGGGTTGGATGCTGCCATGAAGGCAGTGAAGGCGAAGAAGGCAGAGCTGCAGGACGAGATATTGGGAGATCTCTACGAGGAACTGAGGGTATTGAAGAGAGAGGAGGGTTTGGTTAAGAGGTCGGAGAAAAATATCATTGATGAGGCACTGAGACTGAAACGGGGGTACGAGAAGATGGTGGCGAAAGGGGAGACGGAGAAAGCTGAGAGGGTGGCGGAGAAGTTAGGGAAATTGGAGGAGGAGTATAATGGAATCTGGGACCATCTTGCGGAAATCGAAGATAAGATATCGAGGAAAGAGACGGTTGCATTGAGCATTGGGGTTAGAGAGATTGTTTTCATTGAAAGGGAGTGTGAGGCATTGGTAGAGAGGTTCAAGGTGGAGTTGCGGCGCAAGAGTACCATTGACAGGTAAGCAGTTGATCTCGATTTCATTAAGGCTCATGTGATGTTACTGTTCTTGATGGGGGAAATGCGGCATAGTTAGTTCAAACTTAATGTGGTTGATTGGTCAAACTTGCCGTAGTTCGAAGTAGTGAACTTCTGTATTCCTTGGGTTCAACCACACCAGCGTATATTAAGATTGTTGCAATTCAATATAGCAATGGCAATCACTGCTTTAAACCGGTAGTATTTTTCTAGtgcaaaatttttttgaacGAAACTAGTCCATTCAAGTGTTTTACATACAAGCGTGCTCCTTCCTTACCTTACTCGAGCGTAATCTATCATCTGCATGCAGTGCACCGGCGCGCTCAATTACCAGGCTTTCTAAAGATGATATTCAGAAAGATTTGGAGAGTGCTCAAAGGAAGTACATGGAACAAATGCTTTTGCCTAAAGTTATGGAAATTGAAGCATTTGGACCTCTCTTTGATCAGGAGTTAGTGGATTTTGCTCATCAAATTAGGCAAGGCCTTAAGGACTCCAGGGAGCTTCAGAGAGACCTGGAGGCtcgaataagaaaaaatatgaagaaGTTTGGCAATGAAAAGCGCTTTGTTGTAAATGTGCCATCTGACGAGGTTGTAAAGGGTTTTCCTGATATTGAGCTGAAGTGGATGTTTGGAGACAAGGAGGTTGTGGTTCCTAAAGCCATAAGCCTCCACTTGTATCAAGGGTGGAAAAGATGGCGAGAGGAAGTTAAGGCAGATCtcaagaaaaatttattagaaGATGTTGATTTTGGGAAACAATATGTTGCTCAAAGACAGGTCTTCTTCATATGCCCACGCTATTCTGTAGTTTTACTCTATTACTTATAGCGTATATGTGCATCTGCAGCGTGCTTAGATGTGCTCCCATCAAATTGGGGTTCATAATTATGTGCATGGCTCAATGCATTTACATTATATGTACATGTACTCGGTAATTCCAAATGAGTCTGCTTACCGTGTTTTTTATGCATGTAATAGGTCTGTGCTAACACCATAGGGAAGATAACTTCTGAAGAAACTTGCATTTGCTTTAAATTTTGTCATAGCAATCTCATCAGTTTTAGATAAATGGAATATGCAGGAACAAATACTTTTAGATCGGGATAGAGTGGTGTCAAAAACCTGGTACAATGAAGAGAAACACCGATGGGAAATTGACCCAATAGCTGTGCCTTATGCTGTATCCAAGAAGCTCGTCGATAATGCACGAATTAGGCACGATTGGGGTGCCATGTACCTCACTCTTAAGGAAGATACCAAGGAGTATTATGTCGATATCAAGGTAACTATTTTGTCTTTGCAGCTTGTTCTTATGCTCctatatatgatttttcttatttttctattatcaCATATTCATCCTAGGAATTTGAAATGCTATTTGAAGATTTTGGAGGTTTTGATGGTCTCTACATGAAGATGCTCGCTTGCGGCATCCCTACTGCTGTTCAACTTATGTGGATTCCTCTCTCAGAATTGAATTTTCAGCAACAGTTTCTATTGGCAATGAGGTTGTCGCGCCAATGCTTGATTGGATTGTGGAAGACGAAAGTTGTATTGTATGCTAGAGATTGGATTGTTGAAAAAGTTAAAGATATAAATGATGACATAATGATGGTGATTATTTTCCCTATGGTGGAGTTTCTAATCCCTTATCCGGTAAATATTTTATGACCCGACTCTTGTCTATTCAAATGACTCATCTACTtcaacgaaaaaaaaatgactaaTTTAATATGGTAGGACATGATAATCTCAATAATTTTCTTCTACAGGTCCGGATGCGGTTGGGAATGGCATGGCCAGAGGAAATAGATCAAACTGTTGGCTCAACATGGTACTTAAAATGGCAGTCTGAGGCAGAAATGAGTTTTAGATCCAGGAAAACAGATGACATTCGATGGTTTTTCTGGTTTATCATTAGAAGTGCTGTATACGGATTTGTGTTGTTTCATATTTTCCACTTTTTGAGGAGAAAAGTTCCAAGACTTCTTGGATATGGACCTTTACGAAGAAACCCAAATCTGCGGAAGTTGCGGCGAGTGGTACTACTTTGTTCTTGCTCCCGATATAACTCtatttccaatttttattcAGGAATTCCTGCTGTATTTTATATTGAATGCATGCCACTTAAAcatctaataattatattggGTAGcaaattgtttttctttttgcataAGCTCCGATTTTGTGGTGCATCTTTTCTTGGCCTGGAAAATAATCTGTTCTTCAGGTTCTGCAGCTCACTTTTCTATCGTGCTATCTTGCAGAAAGCATACTTAAACTATAaagtaagaaaaattaaaaggaagaagaaggctGGAATAGATCCCATTAGAACTGCTTTTGATGGAATGAAGGTATGCAGTCATTGTTGAATGCTTTCCATTAATTGA
The sequence above is drawn from the Punica granatum isolate Tunisia-2019 chromosome 5, ASM765513v2, whole genome shotgun sequence genome and encodes:
- the LOC116208049 gene encoding probable inactive ATP-dependent zinc metalloprotease FTSHI 5, chloroplastic, whose product is MNSISAPFAALSLSQPHHTSPFYLCSFPTGHRGLFSPKCPKRLARRVKFTCLSRTLCSLDRNGSSECSGDGRKPVLESHKSSTPTLQQLGKPIACALFCIAVSFSPIRRIQAPAIAAPVATELNLNEAVEEFSSASKGHEYTNRTKRLLETVSGVLRCIEGIKKGDESVVGLDAAMKAVKAKKAELQDEILGDLYEELRVLKREEGLVKRSEKNIIDEALRLKRGYEKMVAKGETEKAERVAEKLGKLEEEYNGIWDHLAEIEDKISRKETVALSIGVREIVFIERECEALVERFKVELRRKSTIDSAPARSITRLSKDDIQKDLESAQRKYMEQMLLPKVMEIEAFGPLFDQELVDFAHQIRQGLKDSRELQRDLEARIRKNMKKFGNEKRFVVNVPSDEVVKGFPDIELKWMFGDKEVVVPKAISLHLYQGWKRWREEVKADLKKNLLEDVDFGKQYVAQRQEQILLDRDRVVSKTWYNEEKHRWEIDPIAVPYAVSKKLVDNARIRHDWGAMYLTLKEDTKEYYVDIKEFEMLFEDFGGFDGLYMKMLACGIPTAVQLMWIPLSELNFQQQFLLAMRLSRQCLIGLWKTKVVLYARDWIVEKVKDINDDIMMVIIFPMVEFLIPYPVRMRLGMAWPEEIDQTVGSTWYLKWQSEAEMSFRSRKTDDIRWFFWFIIRSAVYGFVLFHIFHFLRRKVPRLLGYGPLRRNPNLRKLRRVKAYLNYKVRKIKRKKKAGIDPIRTAFDGMKRVKNPPIPLKDFASIDSMREEINEVVAFLQNPRAFQEMGARAPRGVLIVGERGTGKTSLAFAIAAEARVPVVKVEAQQLEPGLWVGQSASNVRELFQTARDLAPVIIFVEDFDLFAGVRGKFIHTKKQDHEAFINQLLVELDGFEKQDGVVLMATTRSLKQIDEALQRPGRMDRVFHLQRPTQTEREKILHLAAKETMDNDLIDFVDWRKVAEKTSLLRPIELKLVPAALEGSAFRSKFVDADELMSYCSWFATLSHMVPKWIQKTSIAKKVSRMLVDHLGLTLTKEDLQNVVDLMEPYGQISNGMELLIPPLDWTTETKFPHAVWAAGRGLIALLLPNFDVVDNLWLEPSSWQGIGCTKITKAKSEGSVNANSESRSYLEKKLVFCFGSYIAAQLLLPFGEENFLSSSELMQAQEIATRMVIQYGWAPDDSTAIYYRSGATTALSMGDNHEYEMAAKVEKMYDLAYCKTKEMLQKNRRALEKIVEELLEYEILTGKDLERILEANGGIREKEPFSLLKVSDRQPVSSSFLDSGNGSGTAFLGAPS